From one Montipora capricornis isolate CH-2021 chromosome 10, ASM3666992v2, whole genome shotgun sequence genomic stretch:
- the LOC138020896 gene encoding uncharacterized protein, protein MLVGVLTRFRQEQIAFMSDIEDMFYQVQVPPRDCDYLRFLWWPDGDLNKDPEEYQMLVHLFGGASSPSCANFALKKTAEDNKAAFDAITVETVKRNFYVDDCLKSVATNPGAIRLVGELREMLSKGGFRLTKWISNSRDVISCVPEIERAPSVKNLDLSNNLALTERALGVQWNVQKDTFSYKIAGKDRPITRRGILSIICSVYDPLGFVSPCILPAKAIQQSLCLKGLGWDDQIPEPCKQKWQTWLKELPKLEQFEIPRCFKRPNCSDIQRCELHHFSDASSQGYGAVSYLRQIDIHGEVHCSLIMAKSRLAPLKAMTIPRMELSAAVLATRLDRMIKQEVDMAVHSSTFWTDSTCVLRYIENKDKRFQIFVANRVSAILDQSTAAQWRYVESTLNPADEASRGMTVDELLMNERWKHGPPFLKKVEQSWPQRPENLGEIPDNDPEVKKGVETFANKASVSCDYIGNAMENISSWSRLKKIIAWVLRYKIFLRNRSQNSNTNKTIQLQSDDSIISPLSISEINEAENEIIKYVQKQTFKDELASLSGVGNDTEKQQTRTTLRRTAAFTN, encoded by the coding sequence ATGCTTGTCGGTGTATTAACACGGTTCCGGCAAGAGCAAATCGCTTTCATGTCTGACATTGAGGATATGTTTTATCAGGTTCAAGTACCCCCTCGAGACTGCGACTATCTGCGATTTTTGTGGTGGCCAGACGGCGATCTGAACAAAGACCCTGAAGAGTACCAAATGTTAGTTCATCTGTTCGGTGGTGCCTCGTCCCCGAGCTGCGCAAATTTCGCCTTGAAGAAAACTGCAGAAGATAATAAGGCAGCCTTTGATGCAATCACAGTAGAGACTGTTAAACGAAACTTCTACGTCGATGATTGTCTAAAATCAGTCGCCACAAATCCTGGAGCTATTCGTCTGGTGGGAGAACTCCGTGAAATGCTATCCAAGGGAGGATTTCGTCTCACTAAATGGATATCGAATTCAAGAGACGTAATCAGCTGCGTTCCCGAAATTGAAAGAGCACCATCGGTTAAGAATCTCGACTTAAGCAACAATCTAGCACTCACTGAAAGAGCTCTGGGCGTCCAATGGAATGTACAGAAGGATACATTCAGCTACAAAATCGCTGGAAAAGATAGACCGATCACAAGGAGAGGAATTCTGTCCATCATTTGCTCGGTGTACGACCCTCTTGGCTTTGTTTCACCATGCATACTACCTGCTAAGGCAATTCAACAAAGTTTGTGTCTCAAGGGCCTCGGATGGGACGATCAGATTCCTGAACCCTGCAAGCAAAAATGGCAAACCTGGCTGAAGGAACTCCCCAAACTGGAACAGTTTGAGATTCCGCGATGCTTTAAACGGCCAAACTGCTCAGACATACAACGATGCGAGCTCCACCATTTCTCCGATGCATCTAGCCAAGGCTATGGAGCTGTCTCATATCTTCGCCAAATCGATATACATGGTGAAGTTCACTGTTCGCTAATTATGGCAAAGTCCAGATTGGCCCCTCTCAAGGCAATGACGATCCCACGAATGGAGTTGTCAGCGGCAGTCTTAGCAACAAGGCTGGACCGCATGATCAAACAAGAGGTTGACATGGCTGTTCACAGCTCTACGTTTTGGACTGACAGCACATGCGTTCTTCGCTATATAGAGAACAAAGATAAGAGATTTCAGATCTTTGTTGCCAACCGCGTGTCGGCCATTTTAGACCAGTCTACAGCTGCGCAGTGGAGATACGTTGAAAGTACGCTCAACCCGGCTGACGAAGCATCCAGAGGAATGACAGTAGATGAGCTGTTAATGAATGAACGCTGGAAGCACGGACCACCGTTCCTGAAGAAAGTGGAGCAGTCATGGCCACAAAGACCGGAGAACCTGGGCGAGATCCCTGATAACGACCCAGAAGTGAAGAAGGGAGTCGAAACATTTGCAAACAAAGCAAGCGTCTCCTGCGATTACATTGGCAATGCAATGGAAAATATTTCGTCATGGTCCCGGCTTAAGAAGATTATAGCATGGGTGTTGCGCTACAAAATTTTTTTGCGAAACCGAAGTCAGAACAGCAACACAAACAAAACCATCCAGCTCCAATCCGATGATAGTATCATTTCGCCATTAAGCATTAGCGAAATTAATGAAGCTGAAAATGAAATCATTAAATACGTTCAGAAGCAAACCTTCAAGGATGAGTTGGCTAGTCTAAGTGGCGTCGGCAACGACACCGAGAAACAGCAAACCAGAACAACCTTAAGAAGAACAGCAGCATTTACAAACTAG
- the LOC138019883 gene encoding uncharacterized protein — protein MSDFELENSCLSSNSDTASNASDTDENMDFREPTDSENDTEVIESLFAPYTDEPIAPPDYAEAEDDDEDPDGLAAKTLADREDGLIPLANWCKCKHCKTENPSGAMEHRCCVEVLNIQGKLVFDGSIENLDCITQHEEYKAITNKAVLENVAPLLRCKNGRSYRRRSGVTHNEFIRSVAYRWTIRWLCGYMGWENTRPLCACIYHDIRTRYQTRHLQPRGYRHS, from the exons ATGTCAGATTTTGAGCTAGAAAATAGCTGCTTATCAAGCAATTCAGACACGGCATCAAATGCATCAGACACAGATGAAAATATGGACTTTCGTGAACCTACAGATAGCGAGAACGATACCGAAGTTATCGAGTCTCTATTCGCGCCCTACACAGACGAGCCGATCGCGCCACCAGACTATGCTGAAGCAgaagatgacgatgaagatCCTGATGGACTAGCTGCAAAGACTCTTGCTGACAGAGAAGATGGTTTAATTCCACTCGCAAACTG GTGTAAATGTAAACATTGCAAGACGGAGAATCCAAGCGGCGCTATGGAGCATCGTTGCTGCGTGGAAGTTTTGAACATTCAAGGGAAATTAGTTTTCGATGGATCCATTGAAAACCTCGATTGTATAACTCAGCATGAGGAGTACAAAGCCATCACAAACAAGGCTGTGCTTGAGAATGTCGCGCCGTTGCTGAGATGCAAGAATGGTCGATCGTACCGACGCCGATCTGGAGTCACACATAACGA GTTTATTCGATCAGTGGCTTATCGGTGGACCATTAGATGGCTCTGTGGCTATATGGGCTGGGAAAACACACGTCCGCTGTGTGCATGTATATACCACGACATCAGAACAAGGTATCAGACAAGACATTTACAGCCAAGAGGATACAGACATTCTTAG
- the LOC138020897 gene encoding uncharacterized protein produces MDTKRARGLAKGVVTRKINEITDLMTDDNNVDEVNRKTNELKEAFVKFEAAHRTFHSQLTEREAIEESTSYYDSVFDQVEHMQEHVDVWLTGIETTRLINSFQVQVKPEDSVSNVGTRSLVSRASRSSRSSQTSRSSSASARAKAAARKAILEAEAATLKRLHQIEEEELKLRQRKTKLKFETELAKAEAEELVYAQAVEREIAASYFPKEEPQAEFSADQVPAPNGIEMVLKGDKVAPIANAIGSENLPEQSTPLNPTLTSVAKSEEPARRFNPEASAWRKKCVEEPTPGQNSVPQATSVTPPKGDIQLLIHQQQEAIMALTLPQPEVPVFSGDPIGYCEFVRAFENLVERKTSSASTRLYYLLQYTSGSVQDLVRSCLTMPDDIGYNEAKRLLAERYGQPYNIATAYVDRVINGAPIRVEDGPSLQKFSILLTSCRNTLKEIGYLNRLENPDSLRKIVERLPYPLRLKWRDLVDTISQKEKRDPNLKDISEFVEARSRAANHPIFGKVQSEQRPSFNSRASTRNRRDGKSFTTQGLEQPFPQRPNNKEERKEFKCPSCKRNHWLSQCDEFKKLSLGNRYQFVRANKLCVNCLVPGHFVQDCPKRSFCRIQGCTKKHSTYLHVKETPPSQNEKEGQTEPATTPNAAQASNSYLNVNTSQVTSGSVIGLSIVPVKVKVKGSSKKVLTYAFLDSGSNTSFCTEDLLRKLGTKGKKTSLSLTTMQTSSQSIECSLVNLEVSDLIEQNQIELPMVYSTPSLPVSNDTIGTQEDVNRWPHLEGIKMQSIESEVGLLIGSDAPQVLQPKEFRESKDGGPFATRTIFGWVLNGPLGRKESKAPTANFLDTSAKLSKQFEDFCNLEFNDSSYEPQACMSQNDRKALHIMEGSAKLSNGHYEIALPWKNDPPLLMNNKSQARQRLHPLKKRLHRDLALHKKYRDFMDDLINKGYARKVSKENLDNSNVWYLPHHAVSSPET; encoded by the coding sequence ATGGATACAAAGAGGGCACGTGGCCTCGCGAAAGGAGTCGTGACTAGGAAGATTAACGAAATTACCGATCTAATGACTGATGACAACAATGTCGATGAAGTAAACAGGAAAACAAACGAACTGAAAGAAGCATTTGTCAAATTTGAAGCTGCGCATAGGACATTTCATAGCCAACTGACGGAAAGAGAGGCTATCGAGGAGTCGACATCGTATTATGACTCGGTATTCGACCAAGTAGAACACATGCAAGAACATGTAGACGTGTGGCTCACGGGGATCGAAACGACAAGGCTAATAAACTCTTTCCAGGTGCAAGTTAAACCAGAGGACAGTGTGTCAAACGTTGGCACACGTTCTCTCGTGTCTCGAGCATCGCGCTCTTCACGCTCGTCGCAAACGTCACGCTCTTCGTCCGCTAGTGCTAGAGCAAAGGCCGCAGCTAGAAAGGCCATTTTAGAAGCAGAAGCTGCTACGCTGAAGCGATTGCACCAAATTGAAGAAGAAGAGTTAAAACTGCGACAGCGCAAAACCAAGTTAAAATTCGAAACTGAACTGGCGAAGGCAGAAGCCGAAGAACTCGTTTATGCGCAAGCGGTAGAAAGAGAAATTGCTGCGAGCTATTTTCCAAAAGAAGAACCGCAGGCGGAATTTTCTGCTGATCAAGTGCCGGCTCCCAATGGAATCGAAATGGTTCTGAAAGGAGATAAGGTCGCACCTATAGCTAACGCCATTGGATCAGAGAACCTCCCAGAACAGTCCACCCCCCTTAACCCTACTTTGACGTCTGTTGCAAAATCAGAGGAACCGGCAAGGCGGTTTAATCCAGAAGCCTCCGCATGGCGAAAGAAATGCGTGGAAGAGCCAACACCTGGCCAAAACTCTGTACCTCAGGCCACCTCAGTTACTCCACCAAAGGGTGATATTCAGCTCTTAattcaccagcaacaagaagcTATTATGGCATTAACTCTACCGCAACCTGAAGTTCCTGTGTTCTCCGGCGACCCCATCGGGTACTGCGAATTCGTTCGCGCCTTCGAAAACCTTGTGGAACGAAAAACCTCAAGCGCTAGCACAAGACTTTATTATCTTCTGCAATACACTAGTGGTTCTGTCCAAGATCTTGTGCGAAGCTGTCTAACAATGCCTGATGACATTGGCTATAATGAAGCTAAGAGGCTATTGGCAGAGCGATATGGGCAACCATACAATATTGCCACTGCGTACGTGGACCGTGTAATTAATGGTGCACCAATCCGTGTTGAAGATGGTCCTTCGCTACAGAAATTCTCTATACTATTGACCAGCTGTAGAAATACCCTCAAGGAAATTGGCTACCTGAACCGTCTTGAAAACCCTGACAGTCTGAGGAAAATCGTAGAGCGGTTGCCTTATCCACTGAGGCTGAAATGGCGTGATCTTGTGGATACAATCTCCCAGAAGGAAAAGAGGGATCCCAACCTGAAAGACATATCGGAGTTTGTGGAAGCAAGATCAAGAGCAGCCAACCACCCCATTTTTGGTAAGGTCCAAAGCGAACAGAGACCGTCCTTTAACTCCAGGGCAAGCACGAGAAACAGACGAGACGGTAAATCTTTCACCACACAGGGACTAGAGCAACCCTTCCCACAGCGACCAAACaataaagaagaaagaaaggaatttAAGTGCCCCTCTTGTAAAAGAAACCACTGGCTGTCACAATGTGATGAGTTCAAGAAGTTAAGTTTAGGCAACCGCTACCAGTTCGTTCGTGCGAATAAGCTATGCGTTAATTGTCTAGTTCCTGGTCATTTTGTTCAAGACTGTCCAAAACGGAGCTTTTGTCGTATTCAAGGGTGTACAAAGAAGCATTCAACTTATCTACACGTGAAAGAAACGCCACCAAGTCAGAACGAGAAAGAAGGTCAAACCGAACCAGCAACAACTCCAAATGCAGCACAAGCGAGTAACAGCTACTTAAACGTGAACACATCTCAAGTGACCAGCGGTTCTGTGATTGGATTATCGATAGTTCCAGTGAAGGTTAAAGTAAAGGGTAGCAGTAAGAAAGTGCTAACGTATGCATTCCTGGATTCAGGCTCAAACACGTCGTTCTGTACAGAAGATCTTCTCAGAAAACTCGGCACCAAAGGGAAGAAAACGTCCCTCTCCCTCACAACCATGCAAACGTCTAGCCAGTCAATCGAGTGTTCTCTTGTGAATCTGGAAGTATCGGATCTCATCGAGCAAAACCAAATCGAGCTACCAATGGTGTATTCTACGCCCAGCCTCCCGGTCTCAAATGACACCATCGGAACGCAAGAAGATGTAAACCGCTGGCCACACTTGGAGGGAATTAAAATGCAAAGTATAGAATCGGAAGTCGGTCTTCTCATTGGAAGTGATGCCCCTCAAGTGCTTCAACCGAAAGAGTTTAGAGAAAGCAAAGACGGCGGTCCTTTTGCAACACGAACAATTTTCGGATGGGTATTAAATGGTCCCCTAGGCAGAAAAGAAAGCAAGGCTCCTACTGCAAACTTCCTCGATACAAGCGCCAAGCTAAGCAAACAATTTGAAGATTTCTGCAACTTAGAATTCAACGACTCCAGCTACGAGCCTCAAGCTTGCATGTCACAAAACGACCGCAAAGCGTTACACATCATGGAAGGCTCAGCAAAACTTTCAAATGGCCACTATGAAATTGCCTTACCTTGGAAGAATGATCCACCACTTCTAATGAACAACAAATCACAAGCAAGACAGAGACTACACCCACTGAAGAAACGTCTTCATAGAGATTTAGCCTTACACAAGAAGTACAGAGACTTCATGGATGATCTGATTAACAAGGGCTACGCAAGAAAGGTTAGCAAGGAAAATCTGGACAACTCAAACGTATGGTATTTGCCACATCACGCTGTTTCATCCCCAGAAACCTGA
- the LOC138020895 gene encoding uncharacterized protein yields the protein MKALLKQQVLDDEGLSTLMCEVESIVNGRPITKVSDDVKDLNALTPNHLLLLRAGATIPPGVFSKDDNYSCRRWRQVQYLSNVFWRRWTREYLPSLQQRQRWTKLQSNLAVNDIVLLLDENLPRSVWPLGRVLEVYHNRKKDGLVRSAKVKTRTSELVRPIDKIVLLETAEILSKS from the coding sequence ATGAAAGCATTGCTGAAACAACAGGTCTTAGACGACGAAGGTCTAAGTACACTGATGTGCGAAGTTGAGTCGATAGTGAATGGCAGACCAATAACCAAAGTGTCTGACGATGTGAAGGATCTCAACGCGCTAACACCTAACCATCTTCTGCTTCTCCGAGCTGGAGCAACAATCCCTCCAGGGGTGTTCTCTAAGGATGACAATTACAGCTGTCGCAGATGGCGCCAAGTTCAATACCTCAGCAACGTGTTCTGGCGCCGCTGGACAAGAGAATATCTTCCATCCCTACAGCAACGCCAAAGATGGACCAAGTTACAGTCAAACCTAGCAGTTAATGATATCGTCCTTCTACTAGACGAAAACCTACCGCGTAGTGTATGGCCGCTAGGACGAGTGCTCGAAGTTTACCACAATCGGAAGAAGGATGGGCTAGTACGCTCTGCTAAAGTCAAGACCAGGACCTCTGAGTTAGTGCGACCCATAGACAAGATTGTTCTACTGGAGACTGCGGAGATTTTAAGCAAGAGTTAG